In Dermacentor andersoni chromosome 11, qqDerAnde1_hic_scaffold, whole genome shotgun sequence, the sequence gcatgaggaggaaagcgaagtaGGAGTATGGCGAAAGGGCGAGAAAGAAAGTGTAGTGCAGCGCAAGACGTGGTCTGCAGCGATGAacgctacgagatggcaccagagtagcacgcgtcgtctgttcgctgacgacgccatcgataaggcatgcggcgagcacgTCGACCAGTACAATACatcgaaacaaagcgctgcatgagcagaggtctgtctgtggaggctgctgtgaatcatgcCTACACGTCGCCCACGTGTCGCCCCTGGTGATCTCCCGATGAGCGAGGTAACTGTGCCCCACTTCGCTCTGCTTGCAATGTACCACATGACACAGATTGTgtaaaatgaaaacacatatagagctgcactAAAACTTTACATTCGAAAGTATCATAATCGTTTATGAATTTTTTCCTGACAAGAAACATGGTTTTTAGATAACAATGACATTTTTTCAGCGACGTTGCTGTTGTTGATATGACCTGGTTCATCATCTTCTCTAAATAAACATCAGCAATTGTACCCGCTGACATACGGTAGACGTCATTCATGCAAGTATAGAGTGTGACGTCTTGTACTCCCACTTGAGGGTGGCACCAGTTATCAccacaatttttctttcttaagcATTTTCTTGCAAGCCTGCGTTGCTCTATCTTTAAACACCTTTCATACTTTTTCACAACCACAACTTAATTTTTGTAATATTTGCTCAACATTTACATAACTATATAAAATTTAATAACACTTTTTCCAATAATACAGGTCGATGGAAGGTGCAAGACGCAAAAAAGCAGGAAATGCTAGACATGGCGAAATATTTATGTCCGTAGAGCAAGTCCAATTCGTAAACATTATGAAAAATTTGGGAGTTGGCAGGTTTGTGTTTGTACTATGACAAGAAATCAAGATCTCAAGGCAGGGAGACGATAATAAGGAAGTTCTACAATTGGAACGGGGCTGAGAAGACTTAATACTCATCTTACCCCTACAGTTCACTGCAAAAATTTAAGTGGCATTGTCTTTGGTACTCTCCTCAATGTTGCCTGGCAAGGCAACTATGTACCGTTGCTGCGAACCAGACGAGGCACCACAATGATCATGTTGATCACTGGTGACCACTTGGTGACCACTTGGTGACCACTTGGCGACCGGCTAGTCCTCCccactgttgctgctgccactgcaCTAGCATTGTTCAGCAGCACACACACTGACACAGTCAACCTCCTTGCCATCCATGTTGTTAGATATACCTGCAGTCTAAAGCTTCGCACAAACTAGTGCGAAGAGACTGCATTCGTAGTGCTGCGTCATTAAACATgagttctttgttctttcttcccTAAATTTGCGTTTTCGACCCTTTCTCATTGGAGGTAAGCGTTGGCATTAAAAGAAATCAGAGGACcttaaaacacatttttcaaAACAGCACTTTTACTGACAGAAAACAAGCAACTTGTAATGAGAGATGAACAGGATAGGATGAAAGAGACTGAATAAACCGTGAACTCCTCgttcacaaaaccacaaaagttCATTTAGGGCTGCATTTCGGTTTTGTTGTCGCCTTTTCTTGTAGGCTAGCTGTCACCGGTGTGCTCTGGACTCAATTAGAAATTAGAAAGCACCATGCCTGGACACATACACTCATTACCACTAATCTGGAATCACAGGCTCGGTGATATTTAAAGCTTTGACAGCTTTTTGCCATTTCGTCATGTCCATTGTCATCATGAATGTTCCACTTCTGTCTTCACGCTCGGTACTCATGTTCGCAAACACGGGCTCCACCACCACCATGTTGTCCACATCGTACTTAATGCGGGCGTGGCCCTCGTTGACTAGGAACGACAGATGAAATATATTCTCACATGTCTTGGCAAATGACTGCGGGTGGAGCACAAATTCAAAATATGGCACTGGGCACCCAGTTTGCTTGTATAAGTCCCCCAGAAGCCGGTGAATAACACTGACACGTTCTGTGGTTGTCTCTTGAATGGTCTGCTCCACAGAGGACACCTGAAATCACATAAGAGGAAGTGTTGGCTATTTGAACACATTCACAAGCACACAAAAGAAGTACAGTCGTTGTCAATAGTATATGGGCTGCATTGCCTGTGGCTGCCAGCGTGACTGCTGGCCCTTTTATGGAGTTGTGCACAGCACAAGGAACAAAGGACAGAAAGAAATGGTTGAGACAAGCGTTGACAATCATCTTGAATGTAGAAGGACTCCCAGTAAAGCCATGATTGCATCAACCACTCAGAGCGTAGGTACTCAGGGACCCTTTTTCCGTGTCCTGCAAACGGAGTGAGACTGCCGAAAATGGCTTGTACGTCTTGAGGTAACTGCCAGTGTCGAATGCAGTACacccccaatatatatatatatatatatatatatatatatatatatatatatatatatagagagagagagagagagagagagagagagagagagagagagatttcctTTTTTGAGGTATATTCAACTCTTCTACCAACAGATTTGCAACTGCCACTGGCTCCATGAATTATGCCGTTACATGAAATCTTATCCTCAGCCTAGCACCCTCTCCTCACCAGCCTGCTTCTTCATTAGCCTCGAACAGCCTTTGATGTGAGCTAGTGTAGTACATCAAATAAAATGGTACAACATTGTGTTCTGGCCCTTAAGACCAGTTATGCGGTGCTTAAACAAAGCACTGCATCGTATTTTTGTTAATATCTGCGGTGGTTTTTCAGCGATGATGTTATTTCTGAATCAGTGTGCCGCAATGTAAAGGAATTGCTATCTGTGTGATGCTGGCACCGGTTTCAGGGACAATACTTATGAAAACCAGGAGAAGGCACATGAGGCCGGTACTTTGACCCTAGCTTGCTGCATTGTTACTCGTTCATTGCAGCACAGCACTCTAATCCGAAATGTGGATGTCAATACCCTTCTCTTTTCTGCCATGCCCTTTCCTTGCACAGGGCCTGCCAGCGCTGACCCTGAAGTTAGCTGCCATGAAAAGCCGCGGATTGTAACAATAAGCTTTGTGGAACCTGGTGCAATATAGGATACAGAAACTTTGACTTGGAGAACACAGCGTAAAATGGATGCAAGGGTGAAGTGTGTCGGAGCTCGTGCGCGTTACACCCTGCTTCGTCACCGGGTGTTAGTGAGCTGCATCAAGTCATAAATAGTCGACGAACTTAATACTTTGCATTTCTAAGATAAAAGAAAGCTTGACGTTCCCCGTTCACGTCTCGGGATGGCATTGCGCGCGTTACCTTATTAGGTACGGTCGGCGCTCTGTCCGGGGCGTCCTGCGTCGTGCGCCTGACGGGCGCCTTTTTCGCCTTGACCGGCACGTCACCCGGGGAGCCGTACAGGTACCAGAAGGGATGGCTCGTCTTCGCGGTTCCTTCCGCGAGCTTCCCAAGCTCCGCCCACGCCTTCTCCGTCAGCGGACCGGTCTGCGACGCTTCCGACACGAAGTCGCGGACTCGCGCTGCGAACTCTTCGGAGTCGAACTTGCGCAGGCTCACTGGCAGCGCGGTGGCCAGTTGACGTCCCCTGCATGCCGCCAAGCTGACAACCGTAGAGTCCAGCACGGCCTCCTGTGTGCGCGCGACGTTTTCGAAGAGCTCTTCCGCTTGCTGCAGAACCTCCTTGGGCCGAACGTTGTCCGGCACTTTAAGCTGTTCGTCTATGACAGAGCCGTACTCGAGGCGCACACGGCGCACCTCCTCGGCATTCTCGGCCTTGAAATCATCCTGCGATTTGGACCTACCGTCGTCTGACGCCTGCGACATGATGGTGCGCTCGCCAATTGTTCCTTCGAGAGAGTGTGTCTGCGCTTGCACGCTTGCGGATCCGACAGACGGTGCGGCACGGCTCGCACGCGTACGCGGCGCGGTTTCGGTTATATATTGAACTATAGTTTCGGTGAACCAAcccggacaactttctgtgggaAAGCtaggaggcaaagcgcgcacaagtgagagcgcttctgaaaagagtcctgCGTTTTAACCCACGCTAGTTTATACAGAGGAAGAGAAAATTTACATAAACACCAACAgctaaataagacagaacacaacCTTGAGTGtgaaggtttacttattttgcggcttttcccttctgcGTTTGGACAAACGCGAAaccatcgcacgtggaagctgatTCGATTCAGCGTTTGTTCCACGCCACAaaaaacgctgccggactacttggcgcggtaacataTGCGCTTCAGCCACGctcccgtagctttcccttcatagccacagaaatcTCTGTTTAACGCGCGCTTGGGCCCTTGGGCTACTAGTGTACGCTATACTTGGACTGCCTCACGTCAGCGCGCATGCACTCTAAAAACGGTTGCAccccttggggtgtatatttgccacggaacaataatcgtcatctgtcttgcttgcgtttcctttcttgaaaacgctgcgctcattactttcctgtcgggaatgctatgtcatgctgataacgcgcatgccgttcgttactgggaagtgccaggctcgcagcattaaagaaaggaaattcggCCAAGTctgatgacgattatcgttccgtggcaaatatacaccccaaagggcgtaactgtttttagagtgtggagGATGGAACAATATCGGAGGGAGCATTACgccacgcagccagccttggcaagcgaacgctccgtgaagccagtcCACAGtagtggcccaacacgtgaccacTTGCGTCGATATCATAGAGCAAGAATCTAGATtagctgagacgtttggttcccagtagctatgccagcaATTTTTATTcagtgcgcgcttgttcagctgctcTCCCTGCAGAGTGGGAACACTAAAagcaaccgcgcactttgacgtgcgaccaCCTGTTGGGCCACCAGCGGGTTTGGCTTCAGTCGGGTTGTGGTATGCTTTGCCTTGCTTTCCTCCGAGGGTGGCTGACACCCATTATGGGGAATTGGCTAAGAATCGGGTGATTTAAGAAGCTCCCTCCCATggctccctcctatctttttccttcctccatgtcggcgcgcctggctacgcgtaTGTTCCCGCGCATAAAATTGAAAGACCATACGTGGATGGACTTGGCTACATGCGACCGCATGCACAATGAACGAAGCTCTTCGTAAGCCAAAGCCAGATCCTCGTTACCACGGAGACGAAGACCACATCTTCAACGCTCACGCAGAGACGAAGGGGAGGGGCTCGACGTCGCTCTCTGGCATCCAAAAATGTACAAAGAAAAAACCAGCGGCGAAGGCAACCAGAGGCTCCGCCGTCATGGCTGGTGACGGTCCGTGATACTCGCCCAAATTGGGGTGCCCACTATGACCACACCGACGTAAAGGTTGGCATGTACGTGCACTTTTGATCAAGCATTGCGCTATCGCGCGCTCGTGAGAGTGTTCAGTGCTCGAGATGAAGCCATGATCTAAGCGTTTTCTCAGTTCGCTTTTGGCTAGAGAAGATGCACCACCACCATGCGCCTGTGATCTCGCTGGGATAACTCCTAAACTGAACGATTATCTCACGTACGAGAGATCGCTCGTTATACTCTATATCAGcgccttcgtttctttctttttttaactttgtatggcacttgcgcgaggtcgtaggTGTCGATTGTTGGTTCTTCGTACGCCTCCCGTCAAAACTGAAAGCGGGGCTACGAACTTGACAAATTGCCGATAAGGGCGCATGCGAAGTGCACTCATTCGATGATTGAGGATATCATCTGCACTAATACGTATGCACTATACTGAACTATAATGATGCTGGGCTTCAGTGACGATGACGAATACTGAGTGATGACGTGCTGGCATGGGACGCACCATGTTTTTCCATTAATAGCCATGTGGAAACGTGGCTACGCGCGCATAAACAGACATTATACATCTGGCAGTACTTGTGCATACCTAAATACAGCACAGAGTTTGTTGATCGAGTGACACTGTGGTGCTTAATAAGATACCTGCCATTGCAACCTGCCACGATTCAAATGTAAGTGTGGCTGCAGAGAGCTATTCTGGGAGTGTTCAATTGCACAGTAACTTTCCTTTAGATGTGTGCATAGAACTGCATGGACCCGATCTAATTCTACATCTTAATTCTAATTAGCGGTTATTTGGTTCAGGTACTTCACCAAAGCGAAATAATTCATCCATACGAAAACGGCGACTTTCTTTCTCTTGCCTATGTGAAATGCATCATTTTCATAAACGAGTTGTGTAGTAAACACTTCCAGTGCTTTTTAGCACAGTGCATAAACAAGGCTTTAATTAAGAATTGAATTAAATCAAGCGTCAGTATAATAATTAACATTGTGGCGCACTTTTGTGCAGGCCAAACATTATTTCAACTGGCAGCTAGGTCTGTTTTGTAACAGTGAGCATATGccaaatacagaaagaaagctcATCATTGCGACTAACTTCATGGAAAGTGCTCCCAGTGCAGCATAAGTGTGTTCCCTAATCGTGTGGTATTGCTTTATTTGGTAGTTGTATCGCACCTGAGTCAAGCAGCACTTCATTCATTTAGTCATTTCAATTTAAAGTGTCGCCGTTAATAATACGGTACCAGATTCCATGGATGCCAAAGCGAAGGGTGTGCCAAAGAGAGAAATGATATTCAACATTTATTGCAAGTTTTGTTGATGTGAACAGAAGCTCTTTTCCAAACTTCACAGCTCATGTCCACTTGCACTTTGTCATTATTCTATGTGCTTCCAACAACAAATGTGTGACGAGCGAAATGGGACGAAGACGGCGTGGTGAGAGCGCTTTGGCTTCACTGTGGCTGGTTAGGCAACGCATTGAGGAGTCCAATTCGCCCTGGACCAGAATgaatttttgttcaactgcgaggcttttcttttgaggaacctttatgggtttcctttgtagcaattgctacaattgggtggatgtctcattctaCCTTTATTAAGTTCATAGTAGCCAGATGGAGAAATTTAAAAACCATAAGCGGTCGTGCGCTCATTCTTGTAATGATTTGGAAAGGGAGCCGTTCGCGAGGACAAGCAAGCAGTTTGCTTTCCAAACCATTATAAGATCTCACCGTAGCTGCTGCTGCGTCACTTCACGCTGTGCCACCTGCATCTCGAGTCTCTTTGAAGGTGGTGCTACCACATCCGAGAAAATGCACAGTCGACTCAGCGCCACAGCGCAGGCATTTTGGGATAACTCATGGCATGGAGAGGCTAAAGCGGGGCAAAACACTGTCCCACACATAAGCCGTTGGACAGCAGGAGCACAGAGATAAAAGTGAGATGTGTCCCACCTAAATCGGGACGTCTGGTCACCTTAACCATTGATGCCAAAGTCGTGCGTTGCCAAGCCAAGTCTCATTGAATGGAGAGGATGTGTGAATGAGGAACAGAAAAAGCACAATGGCTACATTTTCATGTCTCTATATATATGCTGGACCTTGGGCATAATTTGAAACAGCTTGTGGTCTTTTAGTTATGCAGCAGCAATTTAAGGGAAGTTTCACTCATTATAGGCATGGGAAATGATGAAAAGTACACAAATTAGAAGTGCTCACACAAACTTTGAAACTGTTATCTAATTGAAGTGGGCAGTAAGGTAGGCTTGTGATAAAACTAACCTCTTCTTTCTGTGTGTTTTACTTTTCTCTTTTGCAGATGCGTACCCCCTCTTTAAGCCCAGcggcatttttcattttttctgaagAGCCCTCCACATAAACAGCAGGGACTTTCAGCAGATTTAAGAGATGGGCAAAACTGTAGACATGGTGAGTGGTAGCTCTTGCATGCCTGTACGTTGATACAGACAACTTTGTACTGGTGCAAACTTCGTGGGACTACATATTGTTGTACCTAGTGTCGGAACTTTGAATTACCCTATGTTGACAATAATGCAAGGCTTGAGATGGTAGCATGGCTAAATCGCTGGCTTGGATTAGTACAATTTACCAGCACTCTTTCCTAGAATGTTTGTATGGGGCACTGTAAAGCAACGAAAGCAATATTATTGTGTTGCTAGGTGATGCTGTTAGACTGGCTAGTTTGTTGCTGGATTCTTGATTCATGTTACCAGTGCAAGTTGGACACAAAGAGAAGACAGAGACACAATAAATGTTCAACTAC encodes:
- the LOC126518061 gene encoding non-structural maintenance of chromosomes element 4 homolog A-like, which encodes MSQASDDGRSKSQDDFKAENAEEVRRVRLEYGSVIDEQLKVPDNVRPKEVLQQAEELFENVARTQEAVLDSTVVSLAACRGRQLATALPVSLRKFDSEEFAARVRDFVSEASQTGPLTEKAWAELGKLAEGTAKTSHPFWYLYGSPGDVPVKAKKAPVRRTTQDAPDRAPTVPNKVSSVEQTIQETTTERVSVIHRLLGDLYKQTGCPVPYFEFVLHPQSFAKTCENIFHLSFLVNEGHARIKYDVDNMVVVEPVFANMSTEREDRSGTFMMTMDMTKWQKAVKALNITEPVIPD